A genome region from Amblyraja radiata isolate CabotCenter1 chromosome 4, sAmbRad1.1.pri, whole genome shotgun sequence includes the following:
- the cebpd gene encoding CCAAT/enhancer-binding protein delta: MSNLYNLDSRCVSPCFPMFALEQANFYDGVSGGVSLTKPDRGMCEERSSLLELNPAGAIYDDESAIDFSPYVVEPVSGSQLELYNDDLLADLLASTNKGDKAQPEYGYLSHVAASPTMNSVTGISASSGTHSERDPFAAQLRSSYDQRLDLSKVVVKEERNENMETPLHSQIAACAQTTVHLPTGQPTPPTSPEPSSSNSHGRSLSAKEKSKKSLDRQSSEYRQRRERNNIAVRKSRDKAKRRNVEMQQKMMELNAENDRLHKKIEQLSRELAIMRNFFEQQPNAASFLNANSDCR, encoded by the coding sequence ATGAGTAACCTGTACAACCTGGATTCACGCTGCGTCTCGCCATGCTTCCCCATGTTTGCCCTCGAGCAGGCTAATTTCTACGACGGTGTCAGCGGCGGGGTGTCTTTGACCAAGCCAGACCGGGGAATGTGCGAGGAAAGATCAAGCCTGCTCGAGTTGAACCCGGCAGGTGCCATCTACGACGACGAGAGTGCGATTGATTTCAGCCCGTACGTAGTGGAGCCGGTGTCGGGCTCTCAGCTGGAGCTCTACAATGACGACCTGCTGGCAGACCTGTTAGCTAGCACCAACAAAGGGGACAAGGCTCAGCCCGAGTATGGGTACCTGTCCCACGTAGCAGCCAGTCCAACGATGAACTCTGTCACTGGGATATCTGCCTCGTCAGGTACCCATTCGGAGAGGGATCCGTTCGCCGCCCAGCTGCGTAGCAGCTACGACCAGAGATTGGACTTATCGAAAGTGGTGGTTAAGGAAGAAAGGAACGAGAACATGGAAACTCCGCTGCACTCGCAGATTGCTGCCTGCGCCCAAACcaccgtgcatctgcccactgggCAACCCACCCCTCCCACCAGCCCGGAGCCCAGCTCGTCAAACTCTCACGGTCGATCGCTGTCTGCAAAGGAAAAATCCAAGAAGTCTTTAGACCGACAAAGCTCCGAGTACcgacagaggagagagaggaataaTATCGCCGTGAGAAAGAGCCGAGATAAGGCGAAACGGCGTAACGTAGAAATGCAGCAGAAAATGATGGAACTCAATGCAGAGAACGATCGCTTGCATAAAAAGATTGAACAGTTGTCTCGGGAACTTGCGATTATGAGGAACTTTTTTGAGCAACAACCTAACGCAGCATCTTTCCTCAATGCAAACTCAGACTGCCGGTGA